The window GTTTGAGCCTTGACCGACCCACATTCCTTTTTATGTGCTGCAACAATGGTTGGTGCTAATGAACCTGATCCACTACTAACTCCGGTCTCAACTATTGGGTTGAGTGCAGTAGTAGGATGATCCAGACCGGTCGCTGCTTTCATAGTATTCAATGTAGGTGCCAAAGGTGTAGGCGCAACCACACATGATACCGTGTTTTTTGGGTCGTTGGTACAAACCGAAGAGGTCTGGTCACTAAAAGCAGTAGCTGACCCGGATATAGCGCCTGCCTTCATTTTTGGTTTTGGCTTCACAGCATGAATTCCAGTGTATAGCctggaagaaaaaaaaatagttcACATGTGTGTTGCTCTTTCACGTCAATTATTCAACGATTCAAGATTTGTTCATGCCAACTATTTAGAATTTCACGACTGTTTACGCTGTTGTTCGGAATTCAAGTTTTCTATATGAAATTATCGAGTagtaagaaaaaataaataaatatttcagCTTGTTCGAAACTTTTAGAGAACTTTAAGCCATTAGTAAAAGAATTCAAGATTGTTCTAAATTACCACGGGTTTCAACATATCTCCAACGTTGTTCATTTGTTTGGAATCTCGTAAACTACTCTAAACTATTATTATATGGGATTCAAAGAAATCTTTAAGGACTATTTTCAAAATATCTAAAGGTGTTAATGATTTATTGAAACCACACAGGTGAGACTAGAAAAATGATGCCTTTTACGACGATATTTGTAAACAACAACCTGCAAACAGTATAGCTATAGCCTACAATTACTTACCTGCCAAGTCTAGCATGCCTCTCATAATAGCTCAACAAATTAAAACTTCTCAAGGTTACAAATAGGTTTACAAATGGGTTGGATAATAAGCAAGTAAGTTCTAATCAAATTGCATTCATTCCTGGAAATATTATTCAAGATAATATCTATTGGGCATCAGTGTACATGCTTCCTCAGATGGTGATTGATGAGATAGCTTGGAAAACTATGTGTAAGCCTAACGTTCAAGGAGGTTTATAGATCAAATCGTTAAAACAATGGAATGAAGTTTTGCTTGTCATACAGATATGGAAGATTTTATCGCATAAAGAATCTCTTTGGATTCAATGGGAACAATGTAGTGAAGTTAAAAGATAGAAGTTTATGGAAAATTAGTCCTACTTCTACTGACAGTTGGGGTTGGAAACAAATTCTTGACCTAAAAGATAAAGTTAGCACTCATGTTTTTTCATAAGATTgagcaaggttgaaaaagaagCGAGACGAGACGAGTCGGTGAGGACCTTGAAAGGCCGAGTCGGTCAACATGAGGTCGAAACAGATGTTGATTTTTAAATAGTGATCAatgttgatttttaaatataaatatattaaatatagatATTTCAAACATGATATTTAAAGAAACATATCTTAAAATTAAATGATTCACAAATAAGATGATGTGGggttattttaaataatataaagGTTTTATTTATAACATTTTCTATAATTATACGGTAGTATATTTACTAATTTATCTTTAGGGATATTATGTAAGTCGGTATTTTTCTCAACTTATTTTTAAATGGTTTTGAAAAGTCGACTTTTAAGCGACGTTGACGGAGTTTTCCTGACTTTGATCCGTATTTTGACTGTTGCCCGACTTATTAAACGTTTTTCTTAGAAtcgggacgggctagtcaccaaaccgccGCAACGGCCATCACCGCCGTTTGCAACCATGAGATTGGGAATGGACATTAAACTTCAGCGTGGTACGATAAATGGGCGGAAATTGGTCCTTTAGCCGATTTCATCTCAAGAAGAGATGCATATGAAGCCATATTTGATCAAAAGATGAGATCATGATCCAATATTGTTGTGTCAATGGCAATGGCCTCAAGAATTGAAAGTCAAATATCTTCAATTAGCTCATCTTAGGGTTCCAATGCTTAATGAAGATGTAAaagatgaagtgatttgggttaacAATGCTAAAAAGTTTGTGGGTACTCAACTAAAAATGCTTGAGCTGATTTAAGAGAGAGAAATtatgttgattattattattattattattattattattattatcattagcatcATGTAATTTGGTTTGGAAAACTAAATCCTGAACATGCATTCATCCTTTGTTTTACCATACAGAGTAAAAAACgatacatgaaaaaaaaaaaactttaacagTAAATAAGAACATGGATATAGATACTGACCTGGCATGTCTCGCGTACTCCTCATAATTTTCAAGCAGCATTTTGCCAGCCTGCTCATTTAACGCAGATTCCGGAAAAGGCTCAATCAGTAGACATCTCACTACCTGCATTAAAACAACAAAGAGCTAATAAGCGATTTCCAGTTTCCAACTCCAATTTTAAATCGATTCAACAACACAAAAAACTTACAATTAAAACATGGCGTAACCCAAGACTAGGGTTCCAGTCCCTTTTTAACGTGTTGACACATATTTCACCATTTGTTGCGATATTTGGATGGAAGATCTTGGTTAAAAAATAACCTAAAATATTCAAATAAAAAGTTTCAGACTTTCAGAACAATGAAGAATACAAGCATTAAGAACcattatataattttaataaaccatTATATAATTTAATGCTATCCAACTTTACAAAATTTCTACAGAAACCATTCATTTCATCCAGACAGAAATTATAAGTTTTTTAATTCAAAACTATTcaataaaatcaacttatatgggtTTATTTGGCTACATCTACATTTTATATTCATATGATGTCAAAAGGAGCAAACCAACAAACTTAGTTAAGAAGAATATAACAAGCACATTTGTAATTACCAAAACCCAACCTGCCCAATTGCCACATCTAGCCTATGTATATCCTATACATAATGTGTTAATATCCAAGATCATTAGATCTTTTAAAAAATGTGCTTAAGTTGAATGTGTCACAAGTATGttcaataattacaagataattgcACAAGATACCGTGATCGAACCTTTAGGTGGTGAGTGCGGGAAATCACGAGACAAAATTAACTTCATGCGAAAGACACCATTCTCATATGGAGTCCCAGCTGGAAAacatttaataacaataatagttaatTCCAATCTAAACAAGGAAGATTATGTTTCCCAAATAATTTAGAAACAAAATCATTACCTGGGCCTTCTATATCTGCATATATCGTTGAAAAATCGTCATCGTTTACTCCTACTTTAATACCTTCTGGTGGGGTTTCATCGAGATTCTTTAACTCCCTTGCAAGTTGCTTTATTACATTCGGAGGAAGATTTTCATTCGTCGCCTGTAAGAAAACCACGCCGACATTTTAAAAATTCAAGATTCCATAAAAACAGGTGTATGCCGAACAATGTCTAAACAAAGATTTTACAAATTAACTTGCTTTATAAATCTACCATATATTTTATCGCAACTACTATCGTAACCTATACAGTATTTTCCTTGAATATGTGTGAATTATTATTCTAAAATTTTAAAAGAAACCAAGGTGGGTTACATACCATTAACCGAGAAAAAGGCTTGCGATCTCCGTACGCAAAGATGGAGAGATGCTGAAAAATGCTACGGAAACGAGATTAAGAGTAACCTGTAAAACATACTCCTCATTAAGATTGTTAAAAATGTTATCAATCTATTACCAAAGAATTGTCCAACAATATCTATACCAATCctaatttaaaaattaaataagTTAATAGTATTTCGGTAACAAGTCAATAATAAGTACAACTACTACAATTATCAGTCAGTCAATATATACAATGAAATAGGATAAACGGCAAAAAGATAAAACCCTCCGATCAATGAAATGTTAACATACTCATACACATAAAAGTTCTCCCGAGGCCTGAAATCCAAGATAACAAAGCATAATACAAGTTTAATCAGCCCAAAAGAGATTCCAAACAACATTCTTGATGAAAAACTATGAAGTTACTATAGAAACAACTATTTGTGACAAAATATCATGAAGAACAATTGAATTGAATAAACACATCAAACTTCAGGATTATACAGTAACTTACACTGAAATCTAAAAGTTAAAAAATAATCAAGTAAATTACCACAAATTAAGGGCCTTTGGTAGGTAATTAGCATCATAATGTCTTGAAATTGAtgatacaaacaaaaaaaaaaaaaggatttcaAGGGTCCACAAATTCGGCATCATCTATGCAAAACCCTCATTTCAAATTATTACTAAACTTTAATTCTACAGAGTGAAAAGTGAGACATAAAGAGAGAACAATTAGAGTAATGTGGTCCTAATAAGATACAGAAACAGAAAGATATATACCAACGTCTCTTGAAAGAATCAAGACACAATAAAGGTTGCAACTTTACCTATCAATACAAAAAAGGTGAACAAAATACAAACCCTAATTTGATCAAAAAGCAACCCACCACATAACCCAATTATATTtcgaacaataacaataaaaaggtTCAAGATTTATCAAAAgaaacatatatttaatcaaaattAACAAACAATTATGCAAGATCGTACATTTTTGCATACTCAATTGATTTAAAGCATCATCATTTAAGATCATCAAGCATGTAAAATCATAATTTAAAGAATATTAATGAAAACCCACGTCAAATTATAAAGCTTTTTCAGTGTATATGATGATGTACAGGGGAATTTGCATTCAGAATTGGAGGGGCAGACTTCAAATCAAACTTTGTATTATTGGTAGATGATTGAATGATTGATGAAAGAGGAAGAGGAAGGATTGTGTGTACCTAGACACagatatacaaatacaaatactccgtatataaaattaatttaaaattaaaatataaacttaaaatacacgtagtaaaataaaatgtgaaaatgtatataaaattaatttaaaattaaaatataaacttAAAATACACGTAGTAAAATAAAATGTGAAAATGACAAAATGTGAGAGAGTTTACAGTTGAAAGTTGGACACCAACACCTTTTTTCACACAAGTGTTCCCTACTTCCACTTTATTCATGGATTGTCATCAATTTGCAAATTTCTGCAATATAAAATTCCTTTTATTATTGGGAAAATATTATATAATGGTGATGTTATTCATAATTTAAAGATTATTTGCGTAACTAATATTTGTGTGATTAAATGTGCTTGAATTTGCAAATTTctacattattattactaacttttTGGGTAAATggaatattattactaattttattaaaACTGTATTACTATTTGTATATTTAAAATTTTGCAGAGGAATGCATACTTGTGGGTGTAGTTTAGTGGTAAGAATTCCACGTTGTGGCCGTGGAGACCTGGGCTCGAATCCCAGCACCCACATATTTTTCGTTTTGTTTTCTTTTATATCTTTTCACCAGTTTTTTGATAATTTAACCTTAAGATTTTATCAAAATTCAAACATGAATACAACCACTTTAAAATCTCTGTATGATCATTACCGGGAATTGAACTTCTTAAACTGAATGATTAACTAATTATACTAATGAAACTTATTTAACTGAAATAAGCAATATTAATCTATAATGAAGGTCACAATTTTTAGGACTTTATTTATAGTATGTGCCATATGGTAACAAGAATGTTCTTACAAATAAGACTTGCAACTTCTGACAATTGATAGCTAAAACTATCACCAAAAGATAACAACTTGTTTAAGAATTAGCATACTATGTTCTCACTTGGTACAATAAGTACTATTTAAGAATATATTTATACAGAAAATGATTTAAGTAACAACATATTACTGCGCTTTTATTCAAAAAGAGTAGCTTTTGGTGGTTTTGGGAGAATCGGCTACTCTGAGAGTTTCTTCGATGAGTTTGCGTGCTTTCTTGCTTCGTATTTCAACCCTCATGCTTTCACTTTTCTCAATCTTGTCATAACTACTCCATGAACTATCATCTTCAACGCCGTATCTCTTCATACTCAATGATCTTAGTTTTGTCTTCAGTGTTGCCATTAACCTCCCAAAAGCCATTTTCTGATAAGCATGATCAATTTAATCAAGTAGCTTGATTAAATATATCTATCTTCATATGAAAACTTAACCAAGGAAAAACACATAAATACATAGTTATAATTATTGAAAACTATGCTTTAAAGACAAGAGATTGAAGACATATACCTCAAGGGAGTGAAAATGGTTGTTGCTATGCTTGTGTAGGGGTGTGTGTGTGGAATGACTACCATGTGTTAATTGGATGTCAAAACAATGTAATAAACAGAGAACTTGTGCATTTGTTTGTGCATTTGTTGAGCGTGTTGACTTAGACCATTAGTTGGATAATTTTACATTTGTACGAGTCCTGTTTATTAAGTTTGGATGTATTTGGGCATGTGCTTTTAGGTGACTATATTGAAAGCATGtttctaattaatattaataatgttaaacaATGTTAAACACTTAGGAGTGGACAACTTCTTTAAAAATGCGTTTGCCTAGTTCAAACTACAAATTTATGGCTTTCTACTACAAATTTATGGCTTTCTTTTAGTATAATAGGaaaataatactccctccgtcacatcttaagtgtccactgttgacttttcaaaatctttatttgtcaactttgaccgtaaatatttttatttgtgctatataatatttgatggaacttatatgaatgaattgtatatgaatgaattgagtcttaaatgtgttttcattccatataattttcatcaagtattatataacacaaatagaaATATTTACAGTCAAAGTTGACAAAtgaagactttgaaaagtcaacagtggacacttaagatgggacggaTGGAGTATATAAGATATATAGACATTATTTGTTTTCTAATTTAATGAACCTTTTAATCAAGAAAATTAATTTATtagatgatatatatattaaaaataacataatactaattaaaaattaataatatattatgatTGGTTGATATTGAATTTTAATTTTGACGTGAATCTTTTTTGTATAAGATAATTAAGATATTTAGCATGTAGGACATCAAACACCAGCCTTATTTGAAGCGTACTAATTTTTTCCTTTGAAATTAAACCGACTGAGTTGGAATATGATTCTCCTTTGGAATTCAGCCCTTCTGTACAAAAGGTGTTGTTCAGAACTAAGGCTGATGCTTAACTTATTGCTCCTTGGATCTGTTTCGGCTCTATGGAGAAAATTTGTAGTCCTTCTAATGGGTCGAGGCCCATTGTAAGGGTTAATTTGAATGAAGAGGTGAATCATTTAGATGTGGACTCAAGCATTAACGGGTCAGAGTGTAATGAATCCTCTTCGTCCCCTGTGTTTGGTTACAAAAAGCACAAAGTAATGCGGATCTGAATTGAATGATGATAACATTAGTTTGTTGAGCTTATGACTAGAATGTCGGAGATGAATGATTCAGTGGAAGAGGATGTTAAGGGTTCGAAAAAAGGACAATTGATAATGACGCTCGTGTTCTTATACTTTAAAAGATTATAGTGATGATTTGGATTATGGTGATGTAATTCAAAATTTTTTCTCATAAGCTTAAGTTGGTTATTGGGTTGGAAGCTCTTCGAATGTGGTGTCGTGACTATCTAAAAAGGGCTATTTCAAAGACTCGTGGATCGcggtttgtgacgacccgaaaatttccgactaaatttaaacttaatctttatatgatttcgacacgataagcaaagtctgtattattgaAGTCTTAAAAaccttgaattgtgttcatgtatgcatttgtccttgactatttccgacgattcacgaacaattgtgtgtaaataaaaatgttaatatatacatatatatacgaattctatacataagtaatattatatataatgtaatatataaataatgaggatttaatatattatataattagtaaatataatataGTTAATAAATTGTAACATATTAAATATAGGTTTAGGTATAaatattgtattaataatattatcattattaatattaataatattaacattaatataaatatttgtatcattgatattattatatagagtaaatgtatatatatatatatatagataatatatgaatatggaaagttgatatatatatataaattgataaattattaatattaatgttattactattattaataatattagaataattagtatcatttttattaatgacattatagttatatatttcataataattattactagtatcattagtaataatattatcattatacttgtattactattagataaaaatattaaagatattattattatatttattaaaagattaatcataacttataaatatatatatgtatatatatatatataaaagaaatactAATAAAGATATAAAGGCAGATAAATAAttactgatatatatataggtttacaTAAATATATGTACCAAAACAAGATACAGATATCTATACATACATACATTTACGTATGCAGataaacagatatacatatatgtatatttacgcctaattatatatataaatacatcaaacagAATCGTGATTTGTTAAACTTCGCTATCTGTTCTATTCTATTACTTGTCTGATTCATTTGTATATTTCTGATATTAGGTGTTGCTCGAGATATTCTGTCTTCTAAAGTCTCACTAGCAAATCTAAATCGATATTACCTTGTCTGCTACAACCAATCAGTTGATTACCATTATTTATATCATCTATATAAGCTAAATTATTGCTACAAATCGAATTAAAAACCCAAACCAAATGGAAGAACTAGTCGACTGCCCTGCACCCTCAACTTTTTGCTCATAATTCAAAATCGAATCTATTTTAAAAATCTAAAGGTGTAGTGTTGTTAGGAAACGTTTATGTAAACTAACTGCAAAGGGTCATCTTCCAATTCTACCTAGCCAATTTGAATTTCTAAGTCAAAGAATTATTTTCAAAAGTCAATCGATGTTTTCATGAAGAAATTCAAAGTCTGAtttttgtttctggttaaataaatGGATGCAGTGTATTATACAGGCCATATATAACATCTTTCATGTAGAAATTAGGAGCTAAAATGGTCTGGATTTACGAATCATGATTTGTGTTTTTTTTCATGTTCTTCGTAAGTCTGTAACAGACTTggtattttatttaaatttttttttctttctttttgttttAATCTAAATCTATTCCAAATATTCTGTTTTAAAGCCTAAATAATTTTGGCAATTCAATTTGATGAACACTGAATAGAATTGGATCGACTGATTTTGAAGAAGGAGAAGGAACCATTTAATAACTCAGGTTAAATTATAATAAGTTCTGTAATAATTCAGAAAATGGGCGGTAGCCCAGATGGTCTAGATGTGTTGACGGTAtccgagaggtcttaggttcgatcccTACATGAGGCagctattttttttaaagcttaatgaggttcgtgaatccgaggccaaccctatacttgttcaatgtcgttatatgtatttttactacaaaatacagtatggtgagtttcatttgctccctttttaattgcttttgcaatatatatttttgggctgagaatacatgcgctgcttttataaatgctttacgaaatagagacaagtgatcaaaaatgataattctgcggattgatgtgctaggtaatttagttacatgttataagagcatgtgagcgcgaatcctaaagatagatctatcgggcttaacacccccatcatgGAGGCTgcgctagacataagagctagtgagcggatgtttagtactttgaggattatttatacacttgcgagtgtacatatccatctttgcgaagatgacctattatattattgttaaggttggttactgaggcctcaacataagcagaaagatttgtatacacttgcgagtgtacatatatttataaacggaaatcttgtggtctattaatatattgaaatgattattatgataaacctatgaactcaccaaccttttggttgacactttaaagcatgtttattctcaggtattaaagaaaccttccgctgtgcatttgctcattttagagatattacttggagtcattcatgacatatttcaaaagacgtttcattcgagtcgttgagttcatcaagattattattaagtcaattatatttggatatattatgagatggtatgcatgtcgtcaactttcgatgtaatgaaagattgtcttttcaaaaacgaatgcaatgtttgtaaaaatgtatcacatagaggtcaagtacctcgcgatgtaatcaactgttatgaatcatttataattgatatggacttcgtccggatggattaggacgggttgtcacagttggtatcagagcggtggtcgtagcgaaccaggtcttgcattagtgtgtctaactagtagttgttaggatgtattagtgagtctggacttcgacctagtagttgttaggttatattaataagtctggacttgaacctggtctgcatgtcaaaagtctttgcttaccaccatttgtcgaaaaatatctacttatcattttcagtcttgacacgtctt of the Rutidosis leptorrhynchoides isolate AG116_Rl617_1_P2 chromosome 5, CSIRO_AGI_Rlap_v1, whole genome shotgun sequence genome contains:
- the LOC139847667 gene encoding ubiquitin-conjugating enzyme E2 22-like gives rise to the protein MATNENLPPNVIKQLARELKNLDETPPEGIKVGVNDDDFSTIYADIEGPAGTPYENGVFRMKLILSRDFPHSPPKGYFLTKIFHPNIATNGEICVNTLKRDWNPSLGLRHVLIVVRCLLIEPFPESALNEQAGKMLLENYEEYARHARLYTGIHAVKPKPKMKAGAISGSATAFSDQTSSVCTNDPKNTVSCVVAPTPLAPTLNTMKAATGLDHPTTALNPIVETGVSSGSGSLAPTIVAAHKKECGSVKAQTDKKKIDARKKSLKRL